A region of Streptomyces halobius DNA encodes the following proteins:
- the eccE gene encoding type VII secretion protein EccE: protein MSSATRARRRNGRQQQQQPSAARQSGDQNGSGGRGDGGRRAAAGPVAPRLRQQAGNIGGVRVQQLAIIELAAALVLVGWSVHPAALTAAVVVAALLVMFALGRRRKVPLPEWITTVQAMKRRGKNSGAALAATQGADPAFAPVVECEPALRTYEYTDIEQRPIGFVGDGTFLTAIVQVDARDEPLRPQRGTHMLPLDVLHTALDVEDIHLESVQFVQYTQPAPAPHLPEQAVAARSYAPLQAQSQTPALQLTWIALKLDPELCAEAIEARGGGMDGAQRALLRAADQLVSRLTSHGVRAKVLAEREVVAAIGTAVCVSPRAANGAMGRAARRTQETTRAWRCDDRWHTTYWIGRWPQLGPGGAPLAAVTQLLTSTRAMASTFSLTATHGGGRTPAISGYVRLSTRSENELSAAQHELERRSSSVKVGLVRLDREQLPGLLATLPLGGTR from the coding sequence ATGTCCAGCGCCACCAGGGCTCGACGCCGCAACGGGCGGCAACAGCAGCAACAGCCTTCCGCCGCACGGCAATCCGGGGACCAGAACGGTTCCGGCGGCAGAGGCGACGGCGGCCGGCGCGCGGCGGCCGGTCCGGTGGCGCCTCGGTTGCGCCAGCAGGCCGGGAACATCGGCGGCGTCCGCGTACAGCAGCTGGCCATCATCGAACTCGCCGCGGCGCTGGTGCTGGTGGGCTGGTCGGTCCACCCGGCCGCGCTGACCGCGGCCGTCGTGGTGGCCGCGCTCCTCGTCATGTTCGCGCTCGGCCGGCGACGTAAGGTCCCGCTCCCGGAGTGGATCACCACCGTGCAGGCCATGAAGCGGCGCGGCAAGAACAGCGGTGCCGCGCTGGCCGCGACGCAGGGGGCCGACCCCGCGTTCGCCCCGGTCGTGGAGTGCGAACCGGCGCTGCGGACGTACGAGTACACGGATATAGAGCAGCGTCCCATCGGCTTCGTCGGCGACGGTACGTTCCTGACCGCCATCGTGCAGGTGGACGCCCGCGATGAGCCGCTGCGGCCGCAGCGCGGCACCCACATGCTGCCGCTCGATGTGCTGCACACCGCGCTCGACGTCGAGGACATCCACCTCGAATCGGTGCAGTTCGTGCAGTACACCCAGCCCGCGCCGGCGCCGCATCTGCCCGAACAGGCCGTCGCGGCCCGCTCGTACGCGCCGCTGCAGGCGCAGTCCCAGACGCCGGCCCTGCAGCTGACGTGGATCGCGCTGAAGCTCGACCCGGAGCTGTGCGCGGAGGCGATCGAGGCGCGCGGTGGCGGGATGGACGGTGCCCAGCGTGCCCTGCTGCGCGCCGCCGACCAGCTGGTCAGCCGGCTCACCTCGCACGGCGTACGGGCCAAGGTGCTCGCCGAGCGCGAGGTCGTGGCCGCAATCGGTACCGCGGTGTGCGTCAGCCCGCGGGCCGCGAACGGCGCGATGGGCCGGGCCGCACGCCGCACCCAGGAGACGACCCGGGCCTGGCGCTGCGACGACCGCTGGCACACCACGTACTGGATCGGCCGGTGGCCCCAACTGGGTCCGGGCGGCGCGCCGTTGGCGGCCGTCACCCAGCTGCTGACCAGCACCCGGGCGATGGCCAGCACCTTCTCGCTGACCGCCACGCACGGCGGCGGCCGCACCCCGGCCATCTCCGGCTACGTCCGTCTGTCGACTCGCAGCGAGAACGAACTGTCCGCCGCGCAGCACGAGTTGGAGCGGCGTTCGAGCTCGGTGAAGGTCGGGCTCGTACGGCTCGACCGCGAGCAGCTGCCCGGCCTCCTGGCCACGCTTCCCCTCGGAGGTACCCGCTGA
- a CDS encoding SCO5717 family growth-regulating ATPase → MNEQEAFRPDGNDPDDDQSEFDLTGEFKIDFAAPAWYASNDTSGGGTAAAASAAAPPATAPATPPVAPPAGQPPQGPPQGAPVPGVPPQGGPGQAAPPPDAGPPGFPMLRPNDTGDAPAAPAPDAPVAAEAPNAAPAADAASGSGNVRAGTGDDPSAGLWDDEDDDVTAPSAAEPSTEAAVAEAEAPEAPEAPAPQPDAAPSNAPVEGGAPAPEAPAPEAAAPIPAQSAAPAQGQPQAPQAMPQQGVPQQGMPQQGAPQGVPQQGMPQQGVPWGAADGRQQGALPPLPPEFQPADPRAAQAQAGQPPQQQPQQAPPQQPQAGYPQGQPQQAPQQGYPQQHQGAPAQQQQQPAYGYPQPAYGYPQQGQPQQAPQQQPQNPNAPTQQPAYGYPQTAAQGYPQQGQQPPQADYAQQQAQAQQAAQAQQAAQAQQAQAAQAQQAAQAQQAQAAQAQQAQQAAQQQPQAPHQPFPGQQPGDPNAANYASYSQPGQQQPQQRATPGAPLGYSAAVELTSDRLLRNQPKRRKPGANAQPSKFKLGAKKELEERQRKLELIRTPVMSCYRIAVISLKGGVGKTTTTTALGATLASERQDKILAIDANPDAGTLGRRVRRETGATIRDLVQAIPHLHSYMDIRRFTSQAPSGLEILANDVDPAVSTTFNDADYRQAIDVLGKQYPVILTDSGTGLLYSAMRGVLDLADQLIIISTPSVDGASSASTTLDWLSAHGYADLVQRGITVISGVRETGKMIKIDDIVSHFETRCRGVVVVPFDEHLAAGAEVDLDMMRPRTREAYFNLSALVAEDFARQQQAQGMYPQQQMGGDPYAQQQMGGDPYGQQQYPQQGQPPQGQPPQQGQPPAGYPPQQGGWTQPPAQPPAGWQQQQPAPDAPLPEQGGWTQQPPPR, encoded by the coding sequence GTGAACGAGCAGGAGGCTTTCCGTCCGGACGGGAACGATCCTGACGACGACCAGTCCGAGTTCGACCTGACCGGTGAATTCAAGATCGATTTTGCCGCGCCGGCCTGGTACGCGAGCAACGACACCAGTGGAGGCGGCACGGCCGCCGCGGCCTCCGCTGCGGCTCCTCCTGCCACCGCACCCGCCACTCCGCCCGTAGCGCCGCCCGCCGGCCAGCCGCCTCAGGGCCCGCCGCAGGGCGCCCCGGTGCCCGGAGTTCCGCCGCAGGGCGGACCCGGCCAGGCGGCTCCCCCGCCGGACGCCGGCCCGCCCGGATTCCCGATGCTGCGCCCCAACGACACGGGCGACGCACCGGCCGCGCCCGCCCCGGACGCGCCGGTGGCCGCCGAGGCGCCGAACGCCGCACCGGCCGCGGACGCCGCGTCCGGTTCCGGCAATGTGCGCGCGGGCACCGGTGACGATCCCTCGGCCGGACTCTGGGACGACGAGGACGACGACGTCACGGCGCCGAGTGCCGCGGAGCCGAGTACGGAAGCCGCCGTGGCCGAAGCCGAGGCACCGGAAGCACCTGAGGCGCCGGCGCCGCAGCCGGATGCCGCACCTTCCAACGCCCCCGTGGAGGGCGGCGCTCCGGCCCCTGAGGCGCCCGCGCCCGAGGCCGCGGCCCCGATTCCCGCCCAGTCCGCGGCGCCCGCTCAGGGGCAGCCGCAGGCACCGCAGGCCATGCCTCAGCAGGGTGTCCCGCAGCAGGGGATGCCCCAGCAAGGGGCGCCGCAGGGAGTCCCCCAGCAGGGCATGCCGCAGCAGGGAGTTCCTTGGGGTGCCGCGGACGGCCGGCAGCAGGGCGCGCTGCCGCCGCTGCCGCCGGAGTTCCAGCCCGCGGACCCGCGCGCCGCTCAGGCCCAGGCCGGGCAACCGCCGCAGCAGCAGCCCCAGCAGGCACCCCCGCAGCAGCCGCAGGCCGGTTACCCGCAGGGCCAGCCCCAGCAGGCGCCGCAGCAGGGCTACCCGCAACAGCACCAGGGCGCGCCCGCGCAGCAGCAACAGCAACCTGCCTACGGCTACCCGCAGCCCGCGTACGGCTATCCCCAGCAGGGCCAGCCCCAGCAGGCGCCCCAGCAGCAGCCGCAGAACCCCAACGCCCCCACGCAGCAGCCCGCTTACGGCTATCCGCAGACGGCTGCCCAGGGGTACCCGCAGCAGGGGCAGCAGCCCCCGCAGGCCGACTACGCGCAGCAGCAGGCCCAGGCCCAACAGGCAGCCCAAGCACAGCAGGCCGCACAAGCGCAACAAGCTCAGGCCGCGCAGGCCCAGCAGGCAGCCCAAGCGCAGCAGGCCCAGGCCGCCCAGGCCCAGCAGGCGCAACAGGCCGCCCAGCAGCAGCCGCAGGCCCCGCACCAGCCGTTCCCCGGCCAGCAGCCCGGCGACCCCAACGCGGCGAACTACGCGTCCTACTCGCAGCCGGGTCAGCAGCAGCCGCAGCAGCGGGCCACCCCCGGCGCGCCGCTCGGCTACAGCGCCGCCGTCGAGCTGACCTCCGACCGACTGCTGCGCAATCAGCCCAAGAGGCGCAAGCCGGGCGCCAACGCACAGCCGTCCAAGTTCAAGCTGGGCGCGAAGAAGGAGCTGGAGGAGCGGCAGCGCAAGCTGGAGCTGATCCGTACGCCGGTGATGTCCTGCTACCGCATCGCCGTCATCAGCCTCAAGGGCGGCGTCGGCAAGACCACGACCACGACCGCGCTGGGCGCCACCCTGGCCTCCGAGCGACAGGACAAGATCCTGGCGATCGACGCCAACCCGGACGCCGGCACGCTCGGCCGACGGGTGCGCCGCGAGACCGGTGCGACCATCCGTGACCTGGTGCAGGCGATCCCGCATCTGCACAGCTACATGGACATCCGCCGGTTCACCTCACAGGCCCCCTCGGGTCTGGAGATCCTCGCCAACGACGTCGACCCGGCCGTCTCGACGACCTTCAACGACGCCGACTACCGGCAGGCGATCGACGTCCTCGGCAAGCAGTACCCGGTCATCCTCACCGACTCGGGCACCGGTCTGCTCTACAGCGCGATGCGCGGAGTGCTCGACCTCGCCGACCAGTTGATCATCATCTCCACCCCGTCCGTGGACGGTGCGAGCAGCGCCAGCACCACCCTGGACTGGCTGTCCGCGCACGGCTACGCCGACCTGGTGCAGCGCGGGATCACGGTCATCTCCGGTGTCCGCGAGACCGGCAAGATGATCAAGATCGACGACATCGTGTCGCACTTCGAGACCCGCTGTCGCGGTGTGGTCGTCGTCCCGTTCGACGAGCACCTCGCCGCCGGTGCCGAGGTCGACCTCGACATGATGCGGCCCAGGACCCGCGAGGCGTACTTCAACCTCTCCGCCCTGGTGGCCGAGGACTTCGCGCGGCAGCAGCAGGCACAGGGGATGTACCCGCAGCAGCAGATGGGCGGCGACCCGTACGCCCAGCAGCAGATGGGCGGCGACCCCTACGGCCAGCAGCAGTACCCGCAGCAGGGGCAGCCGCCTCAGGGCCAGCCGCCGCAGCAGGGGCAGCCGCCGGCCGGTTATCCGCCGCAGCAAGGCGGCTGGACCCAGCCGCCCGCCCAACCGCCGGCCGGCTGGCAGCAGCAACAGCCCGCTCCGGACGCGCCGTTGCCGGAGCAAGGCGGCTGGACGCAGCAGCCGCCTCCGCGGTAG
- a CDS encoding WXG100 family type VII secretion target → MAGQQYTTTEEEMVAFSGKIASVNQSIQGEIQRLNTVVDTITSGWKGAAASSYNQLQSQVNEDANRLNQLLGEIKEAIDATTKNYAASEEEQAQSISHVQASASPFG, encoded by the coding sequence ATGGCTGGTCAGCAGTACACAACCACCGAGGAGGAGATGGTCGCGTTCAGCGGCAAGATCGCCTCGGTCAACCAGTCGATCCAGGGCGAGATCCAGCGCCTGAACACGGTCGTCGACACCATCACGTCCGGGTGGAAGGGTGCTGCGGCCTCCTCGTACAACCAGCTGCAGTCGCAGGTGAACGAGGACGCGAACCGTCTCAACCAGCTTCTGGGCGAGATCAAGGAAGCGATCGACGCGACCACGAAGAACTACGCGGCCTCCGAAGAGGAGCAGGCTCAGTCGATCTCGCACGTCCAGGCTTCGGCTTCGCCGTTCGGATGA
- a CDS encoding WXG100 family type VII secretion target, whose translation MGGQILVNFATIQQASQDVRGTANNIRQQLDDLEAGVKKIAASWEGSAQEGYQARQREWDQRAASLHSTLEAIAKALDQAAQNYQATESKNAGIWGG comes from the coding sequence ATGGGTGGCCAGATCCTCGTCAATTTTGCGACGATCCAGCAGGCAAGCCAGGACGTGCGCGGCACGGCCAACAACATCCGTCAGCAGCTCGACGACCTCGAAGCCGGCGTCAAGAAGATCGCCGCGAGCTGGGAAGGCTCCGCGCAGGAGGGCTACCAGGCCCGCCAGCGCGAGTGGGACCAGCGCGCCGCTTCTCTGCACTCGACGCTTGAGGCCATCGCCAAGGCGCTCGACCAGGCCGCTCAGAACTACCAGGCCACCGAGTCCAAGAACGCCGGTATCTGGGGCGGCTGA
- the mycP gene encoding type VII secretion-associated serine protease mycosin, with amino-acid sequence MSWAAGAPAIADENVPLNSGECKFGTDDIKETPWSLQRLLTEQLWASGKGKGVRVAVIDTGIDKGNKQLEKAIGPGGVSLVKGKEKETVDRVGHGTKVAGIIAARPRAGSGFYGIAPEATVIPIQQTSEEKPGTAESLAKAINYAVGKKVDIINVSQGTGANQRLLPQLKDAVNRAQAAGVLIVASAGNGGADGGKKEMYPAAYSKDFDNVLAVAASDRNNERAPFSQSGDFVSIAAPGVDMVSTVPDGGNCVDQGTSFAAPYAAGAAALLKAKHRAEKWTPQEIIWHLEQTADRVHRDHDDYIGWGVIDPVAALNDDTRPTGPPQPNKGTNAADAINIQPAVVPIGETPEERRARISIYILGGGILAVGLVVGSAIAIRDWRRKSGFSTNGEA; translated from the coding sequence ATGTCCTGGGCCGCCGGAGCGCCGGCGATCGCGGACGAGAACGTGCCGCTCAACAGTGGCGAATGCAAGTTCGGCACGGATGACATCAAAGAGACCCCCTGGTCTCTGCAGCGCCTCCTGACCGAGCAGCTGTGGGCAAGCGGCAAGGGAAAGGGCGTCCGGGTCGCCGTCATCGACACCGGCATCGACAAGGGCAACAAGCAACTTGAGAAGGCAATAGGCCCCGGTGGTGTCAGCCTCGTCAAGGGCAAGGAGAAGGAGACCGTGGACAGGGTGGGCCACGGCACCAAGGTCGCGGGCATCATCGCCGCCCGGCCCAGGGCCGGCTCCGGTTTCTACGGCATCGCGCCCGAGGCGACGGTCATCCCGATCCAGCAGACTTCCGAGGAGAAGCCCGGCACCGCCGAAAGCCTCGCCAAGGCCATCAACTATGCGGTCGGCAAAAAGGTCGACATCATCAACGTTTCCCAGGGCACCGGCGCCAACCAGCGTCTTCTGCCCCAGCTCAAGGATGCGGTGAACAGGGCCCAGGCAGCAGGCGTCCTGATTGTGGCTTCGGCCGGCAATGGTGGCGCCGACGGCGGGAAGAAGGAGATGTATCCCGCCGCCTACTCCAAGGACTTTGACAACGTCCTGGCCGTAGCAGCCTCCGACCGCAACAACGAGCGCGCGCCATTCTCCCAGTCCGGGGATTTCGTCAGTATCGCCGCACCGGGCGTCGACATGGTTTCCACGGTCCCTGACGGCGGCAACTGTGTTGACCAGGGCACAAGCTTCGCCGCTCCATACGCCGCGGGAGCCGCGGCCCTCCTCAAGGCGAAGCACAGGGCCGAGAAATGGACGCCGCAAGAAATCATCTGGCACCTTGAGCAGACTGCGGACCGTGTCCACCGGGACCATGACGACTACATCGGCTGGGGCGTCATCGACCCGGTGGCGGCCCTCAACGACGACACCCGCCCCACCGGCCCGCCACAGCCGAACAAGGGCACCAACGCAGCCGATGCCATCAACATCCAGCCGGCCGTCGTCCCCATCGGCGAAACCCCCGAGGAGCGACGCGCCCGCATTTCCATCTACATCCTTGGCGGGGGGATTCTCGCTGTGGGCTTGGTAGTTGGTTCCGCCATCGCGATCCGCGACTGGCGACGTAAGAGTGGTTTCAGCACTAACGGGGAGGCTTAA
- a CDS encoding type VII secretion protein EccB encodes MASRRDELNAYSFARKRTNAAFLKPLPNGSIESAPRPLKAVMPSIIIALLILVGFGACGILKPVAPQGWDEPYKHVIVGADSTTRYVVLPSKDANGKKQKLLHPVLNLASAKLLLDPKYTVVNVKESELDGKLTHGPAVGIPYAPDRLPSAEEADKPKIWAVCNRPGSGTNSKPQQAVFVLGGKEKKLVEGSGKLAVRQALYVRDPDGQYWLVDQNGVAFQFSEKPVGTIRPKGIQDNRELRQLIFGAAEAQDVTQDWMNTVIKSPVPLSMPTFGAATGQQRNDNGVPAEYNKVGMVVENSASGEKYVVTPEGVQQVTNFVAKLLLKGQNATDLGHTDDDLEAKPLPSTDIDPQLDDQGKPRKYLDKVGATDFDMPWPQEVVTAANNFRQGSQTGGLTSPTDSGVSCSVYTGSNLKYPGAKFLGYPNGVPKMQTWIGKDYPAKIASGSTSYVTPGSGLLYQEVKGSEKDGRLYLVTDTGLRYNVPVGNDSKDKAGNDKQERDQARLHLGYKGGHPPLIPATWSELLSKGPSLNVYDAKKPQSQ; translated from the coding sequence ATGGCATCACGTCGGGACGAGCTGAATGCGTATTCATTCGCGCGAAAGCGAACGAATGCGGCATTTCTGAAGCCGCTGCCGAACGGCTCGATCGAGAGCGCGCCCAGGCCCCTCAAGGCGGTGATGCCCAGCATTATCATTGCCCTGCTGATCCTCGTCGGATTCGGTGCGTGCGGAATTCTGAAGCCGGTTGCTCCGCAAGGGTGGGACGAGCCGTACAAACACGTCATCGTCGGCGCTGATTCCACTACCCGCTATGTCGTTCTGCCCAGCAAGGATGCCAACGGCAAAAAGCAGAAACTGCTCCATCCCGTACTGAACCTCGCATCGGCCAAACTCCTTCTCGACCCGAAGTACACCGTCGTCAACGTCAAGGAATCCGAGCTGGACGGGAAGCTCACGCACGGACCGGCCGTCGGTATTCCGTACGCCCCCGACCGGCTGCCCAGCGCGGAGGAAGCCGACAAGCCAAAGATCTGGGCGGTGTGCAACCGCCCCGGCAGCGGCACCAACAGCAAGCCCCAGCAGGCGGTGTTCGTCCTGGGCGGCAAGGAGAAGAAGCTCGTCGAGGGCTCGGGCAAGCTCGCCGTGCGTCAGGCGCTCTACGTCCGGGACCCCGACGGCCAGTACTGGTTGGTCGACCAGAACGGCGTCGCGTTCCAGTTCAGCGAGAAACCCGTCGGGACCATCCGCCCGAAGGGCATCCAGGACAACCGTGAGCTGCGCCAACTGATCTTCGGCGCGGCCGAGGCGCAGGACGTCACCCAGGACTGGATGAACACGGTCATCAAGAGCCCGGTCCCGCTCTCCATGCCGACCTTCGGGGCGGCGACGGGGCAGCAGCGCAACGACAACGGCGTCCCGGCCGAGTACAACAAGGTCGGCATGGTGGTCGAGAACAGCGCGTCGGGCGAGAAGTATGTCGTGACTCCTGAGGGCGTCCAGCAGGTGACGAACTTCGTCGCCAAGCTCCTGCTCAAGGGGCAGAACGCGACGGACCTCGGCCACACCGACGACGACCTGGAAGCGAAGCCGCTGCCCAGCACGGACATCGACCCTCAACTGGACGACCAGGGCAAGCCCCGCAAGTACCTGGACAAGGTCGGAGCCACGGACTTCGACATGCCCTGGCCGCAAGAGGTCGTCACCGCGGCGAACAACTTCAGGCAGGGCTCGCAGACCGGCGGCCTGACCAGCCCCACCGACAGCGGTGTGTCCTGCAGTGTCTACACGGGCAGCAACCTGAAGTACCCGGGTGCCAAGTTCCTCGGCTACCCGAACGGTGTGCCCAAGATGCAGACCTGGATCGGCAAGGACTACCCGGCCAAGATCGCCTCTGGCTCCACTTCCTATGTCACCCCCGGTAGCGGCCTGCTGTACCAGGAGGTGAAGGGCTCCGAGAAGGACGGCCGCCTGTACCTCGTCACCGACACCGGACTGCGCTACAACGTTCCGGTGGGCAACGACAGCAAGGACAAGGCCGGCAACGACAAGCAGGAGCGTGACCAGGCGCGGCTGCACCTCGGCTACAAGGGCGGACATCCGCCGCTGATCCCGGCCACCTGGTCCGAACTGCTCTCGAAGGGTCCGTCCTTGAACGTGTACGACGCCAAGAAGCCGCAGTCCCAGTGA